The window CACCTGTCATTCTGAACGTAGTGAAGAATCTATTCGCCGACACACATTTCCGATAGAAAAGTTGGCGATAGATGCTTCGTTCCTACCCATGACATGTTTCTTTTTCTGTCATCCTGAGCGATAGCGAAGGATCTATTGTACGCCATGCATAACCGCCCACAAAGTTCGCGAATAGATCCTTCGTTCCTCAGGATGACAGTCGTTTTTTTTTGATTGTCATTCTCCCTTCAGAATTTCGCGAAATTTTACCACTCAGCATGACAGTCTTTATTTTTGATGTCATTCCCCCCCTCAGAACTTTCGTGAAATTTCACCACTCAGGATAACAGATTTTAAGCATTGCAGCTTACGCTTCCAGCTCCAATATCTGCTCGGCCAAAGTTTCCCATTTTTGCTGAATTTGTTTCAGCTCGGCTTGCTTTTGGTTATAAGCGGCGTTAGTTTCTTTTAGTTTTTGGCTATCGGTGTATATTTTTGTATCGGCCAGTTTGGCTTCAAACTCTTTCACTGTTTTATCAAGCGCAGCAATTTGATCTTCCATTTTGGCCAGGTCCTGGTTCAGTTTTTTCAACTGCTGATGCTTGTTTTCGCCGTGCTGTTGTTTAGCGGGCTCGGGTTTCTTCTCCTCTTTTTTGGGTTGAGGTGCAGGTGCCGCCACTTTAGGTTCAAGCTTGCGTTTTGAATACCACTCGTCAAATTCGGCGTAGGTACCAGGATATATCTTTATTTTCTGATCTTCAATAAACCAAATCTTGTTGGCCACATTATCAAGGAAATACCTATCGTGCGATACCACGATAAAAGTACCTTCGTATTGCTCCAATGCCTGGATCAGGATATTTACCGATTGCATATCCAGGTGGTTGGTAGGCTCATCCAGTACCAGGAAGTTTGCATCCGCAGTAAGCGCTTTAGCCAAAGCCACACGTGATTTTTCGCCCCCGGATAATACTTTGATCTTTTTAAACACATCATCGCCGGTAAACAAAAATGAACCCAAAATGGTACGCAATTCGGTATCGGTATGTTTTGGCGCAAATGCCTGCAACTCCTGTAAAATCTGGTGTTCCAGGTGTAATGATTCCAGCTGGTGCTGGGCAAAAAAGGTAGTAGTTACGTTATGGCCGGTGGTTACTTTGCCGGTGTAATCATGATCGGCATTGGCAATAATACGCAGCAAGGTTGATTTACCTTTACCGTTAGCACCAATCAAAGCAATTTTATCGCCTTTTTCAATTACGGCTTCGCCACCATCCAGGATATCAATCGCAGGGTATTTTTTAACAATATCTTCTAATGTTACCACGTGCCTGCCCGATTGTTTAGAGAACCGGAAGGCAAAGTTTACTGATGGGTTATCATCATCCACGTCATCTACCCGCTCCATTTTATCAAGCATTTTGATACGTGATTGTGCCATTTTTGCTTTGGATGCCTTGGCGCGGAAACGCTCGATCAAACGTTCTTCCTGTTTTATTTTTGATTGCTGGTTTTTAAACTCACCGCGTTGAATTTCTTCTCGCAGTGCTTTTTCTTCCAGGTAGAAAGTGTAGTTACCCGCGTAAACAGTCAGCTTACCTTTACGCGATTCAACGGTGCGGTTAATAACCTTATCCAAAAACCACCTATCGTGCGATACGATGATGATAGCACCGTTAAAAGCCTTCAAATAATCTTCCAACCACTGGATGGATGGTAAGTCAAGGTGGTTGGTAGGCTCATCCAGCAAAAGGATATCAGGTGCCTGTAACAGGATTTTGGCAAGCATAACCCGCATACGCCATCCGCCCGAAAATGTGCTTAGCTTACGCTGGCAATCCTGCTCGCTAAAGCCCAAACCGGCTAAAATTTCGTGTGCTTTGTATTCAATGTTATAACCATCCAACAGTTCAAACTCATGCTGTTTATCGCTTAGTTTGTTAATCAAGTCTTCGGTGTAATCTGTTTCGAGTTTTTTTAGTAAAACTTCTATCTCGTCGTGCAGTTGGTTTTGGCGCTCAAAAGCTTCCATGGCTACATGCACAATATTTTTATCAGATGAATATGACAGCAAATCCTGGTTAAGGTAACCCATGGTAAGGTCCTTAGCCATTGATATGGTGCCCGATGTAGGTTTATAGTCGCCTACAATAATTTTCAGAAGGGTAGTTTTCCCGGTTCCATTGGCACCTATTAAACCAATTTTTTCACCGGGTTTTATATGCCAGTTGGCTTCATCATAAAGGGCCCGCGCACCAATCTCAAACGTAAGGTTATTTATAGCAATCATTTGGGCGCAAAGATACGGTTTTTGAGCCGAAAAGCAGAAGCGTTCAGGTTGTACGTTTTACGTGGTACGTTATACGTGTAACCCCAAGGCCAAAACGTTCAACGTACCACGTAAAACGTACAACGTTACCCTATGCTCCTACCGCCTTCAGCCACGTTTGGGCCATCAGGGCTTCGCCGGCTACACTGGGGTGTACGCCGTCGCGGTTCCAGTAGGTGGCCGGGGCAATTTTCTCGGCTTTATCAAATGCCGACTGGTAGGGTACAAAAACAGCCTCATATTGCTCGGCTACATCTTTAGCTGCCTTGCGGAATAAATCAAACGTTGGGTACCATTTATCGTCAACTGCTTTAACGCCCTTCTCGGCAAAGGGCTCGCAAATAACCAGTTTAATATCCGGCAGGGCTGCCTTGGTACGGTCTATCAGTTTTTTATAATCGGCAATATAATTGTCTATAGTTCCGGTGTAACCATTGGTAAGGGTATGCCAAAAATCGTTTACGCCTATGTGAATGCTCAGTACGTTGGGTTTTAGCGCCAGGCAATCGGTATCCCAGCGTTCGGCCAGCTGGTATACTTTATTACCGCTAACACCTTTGTTATAAATTTTAAGGTTTTTATCGGCATGGTTAAGCAATAGCTGCGATGCGGTGATAAGCGCGTAGCCCGATCCTAAGGCGCTGGTGGTATTAAATTCGGTACTGTTATGATCGCGGCCCCAATCGGTAATAGAATCACCCTGGAAAAGCACCACATCGCCGGT is drawn from Mucilaginibacter ginsenosidivorax and contains these coding sequences:
- a CDS encoding ABC-F family ATP-binding cassette domain-containing protein, with the translated sequence MIAINNLTFEIGARALYDEANWHIKPGEKIGLIGANGTGKTTLLKIIVGDYKPTSGTISMAKDLTMGYLNQDLLSYSSDKNIVHVAMEAFERQNQLHDEIEVLLKKLETDYTEDLINKLSDKQHEFELLDGYNIEYKAHEILAGLGFSEQDCQRKLSTFSGGWRMRVMLAKILLQAPDILLLDEPTNHLDLPSIQWLEDYLKAFNGAIIIVSHDRWFLDKVINRTVESRKGKLTVYAGNYTFYLEEKALREEIQRGEFKNQQSKIKQEERLIERFRAKASKAKMAQSRIKMLDKMERVDDVDDDNPSVNFAFRFSKQSGRHVVTLEDIVKKYPAIDILDGGEAVIEKGDKIALIGANGKGKSTLLRIIANADHDYTGKVTTGHNVTTTFFAQHQLESLHLEHQILQELQAFAPKHTDTELRTILGSFLFTGDDVFKKIKVLSGGEKSRVALAKALTADANFLVLDEPTNHLDMQSVNILIQALEQYEGTFIVVSHDRYFLDNVANKIWFIEDQKIKIYPGTYAEFDEWYSKRKLEPKVAAPAPQPKKEEKKPEPAKQQHGENKHQQLKKLNQDLAKMEDQIAALDKTVKEFEAKLADTKIYTDSQKLKETNAAYNQKQAELKQIQQKWETLAEQILELEA
- a CDS encoding SGNH/GDSL hydrolase family protein, yielding MNNILKPNRRNFLKTASVGTIAAMGLPQIVSAALADNKPSKKINFNTGDVVLFQGDSITDWGRDHNSTEFNTTSALGSGYALITASQLLLNHADKNLKIYNKGVSGNKVYQLAERWDTDCLALKPNVLSIHIGVNDFWHTLTNGYTGTIDNYIADYKKLIDRTKAALPDIKLVICEPFAEKGVKAVDDKWYPTFDLFRKAAKDVAEQYEAVFVPYQSAFDKAEKIAPATYWNRDGVHPSVAGEALMAQTWLKAVGA